ATACAATCCATCGACTGATCTTTGGGTAGAAAGAACTCCGATGGAAGGTGCAACAAGAACTGATGCTGTAGGTTTTACTATAAACAACCGTGGTTTTTACATGTTAGGAAGAGTAGGTTCAACTTATTTTGACGACGCATGGGAGTTTAAACCTCTAGACGAACAGAGCGACGATGACAATTAATCATAACAAATTCTTCTGGTGCAAAATCCAGAAGAATTTACTGTTTTTATTCCTTGTTTTACTAATCGCATCCTGCAACAAAAAAGAAGTTCTAAAAACAGAATCGTTTCAAACCAACACTGGCTGGGGATATTCAATTGCCTATAAAGATCAAATTATTATAAGGCAGTCCATTATTCCCGCTATAAGTGAAAATAAAAGTTTTTCGACCGAAGAAGATGCTTTAAAAACTGCCGATTTAGTAGTCGAGAAACTCAAAGAACATACATCGCCAACGGTAACCAAAAATGAATTAATTTTATTAAAAATAAAATTATAATGAAAATAGATACCATTAGAAATACAAATTCAAACAAAATCTTATTCCACTGCATGATTTGGGTTTTCTTTATTCTGACATCATTAATTCAGTTCTACGAAAGTCCTTTTAGGATCAATAATGATTTCTATGTACAATGGATAACTGGAATTGTTTTGTTCTATTTGAATTATTTCTATTTGGTACCGGCTTTGCTTCTGCAGAAAAAATATTGGAAATACTTTCTTTTTGTTTTTGCAATTGTTGCCATTTTTATGATTATCAGGATTAATTATTTTATTCCTGAATTCAGACATTTACGCCCTGCGAATGTTGTTCCTGCCAGAATGATGCCTCCCGATCCTAATTTTATACCCAGAGGCAGACATCTTAGAGTAGAAATGAGACAGCCGCTTTTCTTTAAAATCGGTCCTTCTTTCTTTTATATTTTAATTATTACGATAAGCGCGGTTATAAGAACCCTGACGGAGTTTTATAACAACCAGCAAAACAAATTAATTGCCGAAACACACCGAACAAATACTGAATTAATTTATCTGCGTAAGCAAACCAATCCACATTTTTTATTCAATTCTTTAAACAGTATTTATTCTTTGGCACATAAGAAATCTGATTTGGTTCCTGATGCCATCGTCACCTTGTCTGAACTCATGCGCTATATGTTGTATGAGACCGATAATAAAACGGTGGCTTTAGAAAAAGAGATCAATTACATTCAGAATTACATTGAATTGCAAAAACTAAGACTCAACAATATTGAAGATATTGTAATAAATGTGCATGGCGATACCAAAAACAAATTTATTGAACCGTTACTGCTGATCTCTTTTGTTGAAAATGCTTTTAAGTACGGAACTGATTACAAGGGTGCTGCACATGTAAAAATTAAAATTTTCATCTCAGAAAACAATCTGGATTTCTGGATCGAAAACACTATCGAAAACTATGAAAAAGACCCTGATAATTCAGGCATTGGACTTGTAAACATTCAAAACCGATTGGATCTGCTTTATCCAAATGCACACGAACTAACAATTAATCAAGATGATCAATATTACCGAGTTCATTTAAATCTAAAATTAGACGAAATTAAAACCACTGTAAATTAAATCTTGTGATTATGGACAGAAAAAAATTCATTCGAAACGGTCTTTTAGGCATTACAGCATTAGCAGGAGCTACTAAACTTTTAGAATCATGTTCGAAAAGCGATAACGATGACTCAGAAACCAATTCGTCAGATGGCAGTTGTGTTGTTTCTCCTTCAGAAACCAAAGGTCCATTTCCAATAAAAACGCCAAGTCAGCTTGTGTTGGAAAATATTACATCAGACCGTGTTGGAATTGCGCTTTTGATTAATTTAAAAATTAAAAACAAAAACAATGACTGTGCGCCTCTTGCAAATGTTTTAGTAGACATATGGCATTGCGATAAAGATGGGAATTACTCTGAATATGGAGGAACCCAAATGCAGCAGACCGATTATACTTCTGTTCATTTTTTAAGAGGAAGACAAACTACAAATTCAAGCGGAGAAGTTTCATTTATCTCCATTTATCCAGGCTGGTATCAAGGGCGTGCGCCGCATGTACATGTTGAAGTATTAACCAGCAGCGGCTCATCTTTATTAGTAACTCAAATTGCATTTCCTGAAACCATATCGAGTACCGTATATTCTAGTGCCAATTATGCTGCTCATGGACAGGCCGATACTAAAAATGCAAACGATAATGTGTTCTCAGACAGTCTTTCTCAAGAATTAGCTACCCTTACAGGAAATCTGACAGATGGATATACTTTAAGCAAAACCATTACGGTAAATGCCTAACTTTAAACTCAAACCAGTATTTTATGATAATTTTAAAACTTAATATACTGGTTTAAAACTACTTTTGAGCGGTGAAAACAACTTTAAAATAAATCCCCAGCAAATGAAATGTGTAATTATAGATGATGAACCGTTAGCAGTTGAATTACTGGAAGATTTTGTCAAAAAAGTAGATTCACTCGAATTAGTCAATACTTTTAACAATGCTATCGACGCC
This is a stretch of genomic DNA from Flavobacterium endoglycinae. It encodes these proteins:
- a CDS encoding DUF4907 domain-containing protein, which encodes MTINHNKFFWCKIQKNLLFLFLVLLIASCNKKEVLKTESFQTNTGWGYSIAYKDQIIIRQSIIPAISENKSFSTEEDALKTADLVVEKLKEHTSPTVTKNELILLKIKL
- a CDS encoding sensor histidine kinase; amino-acid sequence: MKIDTIRNTNSNKILFHCMIWVFFILTSLIQFYESPFRINNDFYVQWITGIVLFYLNYFYLVPALLLQKKYWKYFLFVFAIVAIFMIIRINYFIPEFRHLRPANVVPARMMPPDPNFIPRGRHLRVEMRQPLFFKIGPSFFYILIITISAVIRTLTEFYNNQQNKLIAETHRTNTELIYLRKQTNPHFLFNSLNSIYSLAHKKSDLVPDAIVTLSELMRYMLYETDNKTVALEKEINYIQNYIELQKLRLNNIEDIVINVHGDTKNKFIEPLLLISFVENAFKYGTDYKGAAHVKIKIFISENNLDFWIENTIENYEKDPDNSGIGLVNIQNRLDLLYPNAHELTINQDDQYYRVHLNLKLDEIKTTVN
- a CDS encoding dioxygenase family protein, with translation MDRKKFIRNGLLGITALAGATKLLESCSKSDNDDSETNSSDGSCVVSPSETKGPFPIKTPSQLVLENITSDRVGIALLINLKIKNKNNDCAPLANVLVDIWHCDKDGNYSEYGGTQMQQTDYTSVHFLRGRQTTNSSGEVSFISIYPGWYQGRAPHVHVEVLTSSGSSLLVTQIAFPETISSTVYSSANYAAHGQADTKNANDNVFSDSLSQELATLTGNLTDGYTLSKTITVNA